The Candidatus Synechococcus calcipolaris G9 genome contains the following window.
CATAGTCACAATCGCACCTGCTATGCGGCGGACAAAACGGGCCATGCCATTCTCCATGAGTTGTATTGCAATTTATTGAAGTATGGGGTGAATTTCTACGAGGAGTGGTATGTTCTCCGCCTCATCCTCGAAGATCAGCAGGCCAAGGGAGTGGTGCTGTACCACATTGAAACCGGGGAAATTGCCGTGATCCGGGCCCGGGCTGTCATGTTTGCCACCGGCGGGTATGGTCGGGTGTTTAATACCACCTCCAATGATTTTGCTTCAACCGGGGATGGTTTAGCGATGACCGCCTTGGCGGGCCTACCCCTAGAAGATATGGAATTTGTCCAGTTTCACCCAACGGGACTGTATCCGGCCGGGGTCTTAATTTCCGAAGCGGTGCGGGGCGAAGGTGCCTACTTAGTCAATGCCGTCGGCAATCGCTTTATGGTCAACTATGCCCCCAGTCGGATGGAGCTTGCCCCTAGGGATATTGTGTCCCGGGCCATCACCACAGAAATTCGTCAGGGACGGGGGATTCACCTGGATGGCAGTGGCGGCGGCCCCTTTGTCCATTTAGACCTACGGCACATGGGTCGGGAAAAAATCATGAGTCGGGTTCCCTTTTGCTGGGAAGAAGCCCATCGCTTGGCCGGTGTAGATGCGGTGGTGGAACCCATTCCAGTGCGGCCCACCGGGCATTACTCCATGGGTGGGATTCCGGTGACCACATCGGGTCAGGTGCGATTGAACCAGGATCAGGTGGTGACGGGTTTTTTTGCAGCGGGTGAAACAGCCTGTGTGTCGGTGCATGGGGCAAACCGCCTAGGCAGCAATTCCCTGCTCGAATGTGTGGTCTATGGCCGCCGCACTGGTGCAGCGATCGCCCAGGATGTGCGTCAACGAAAATTTCCCCAGATTAATTACAGTCGCTACGTTCAGGAAGCCCAGGAACAGATCCAGCAGCTTTTGGATCAACCGGGAACGCTGCGGATTGCCGAACTCCGTAATCAAGTACAAGACTGTATGACCGATCACTGTGGCGTTTTTCGCACCGCAGAGCTATTGACCGAGGGGGTAAACCAGTTAGAGTCTCTACAACAACAGTATGGAAACATTCGCCTAGATGATCACAGCAAGGTCTGGAATAGTGAACTCATTGAAGCCCTAGAATTGCGGAGTCTGCTGGTGGTAGCAACGGTCATTCTCAGTAGTGCCCTGAATCGCCAGGAAAGCCGGGGGGCCCACTACCGTGAAGATTATCCCCAACGGGACGATCAGCGATTCCTACAACACACCTTTGCCAGCTACTCGCCCACGGGGATGGATATTCGCTATGTTCCGGTCACCATCAATCTTTTTGAACCGGAAGAGCGACGCTACTAGTACGCTACTAGGGGGTTTGGTGCTACCTTAAAATTACTTTATAGCTATGTTGCTTAGTTTAGGACGGGGTGCAGGGGTGGAACCCCTGACTGGGGGCGAGAGCCAACACACCCCCCTTATCCGAATTGTCCTAAGAAAATAGGAATCATTCTTTCACGATGGAGTAACCCCTTTGGACTGGCAAGAGGTGCGGGGAAACTGGCTACTCATTCCGCCGCGATCGCGGGGGATCATTCATTTTTTGGGTGGAGCATTTTTAGCTGCCGCTCCCCAAGTGTCCTATCGTCGTCTTTTGGAATTTTTAGCCGAGCATCGCTATGCCATTGTCGCCACCCCCTTTGTCAATACCTTTGATCACCTGGCGATCGCCCGGGATGTGTTGACTAAGTTTGAGTATGGCCTCGACTGGCTAGAGCAACGTTCCCGCTGCCGGCCCGGCCTACCGATCTATGGACTTGGCCATAGTATGGGGTGCAAACTACAACTCTTGATTGGCAGCACCTATGAGGTGGAGCGGGCGGGTAATATTTTTCTAGCATTTAATAATTATGCCGCCAACCAGTCCATTCCCTTTATGGAAAACGTGAATGTCTCCGGTATGGAGTTTATCCCCAGTCCCCGCGCCACGGAACGCCTCATTGAACAGGCCTACCCCATTCGCCGCAACCTCCTGATTCGCTTCCAAAACGATGATATTGATCAAACCGGACGGCTCAGTCGAATTCTCAAGGAGCGGTTTGATCACATGGTGACCACCTTGCAGTTACCGGGCAATCACCTCACCCCCCTTGGACAAACCCTCAGTTGGCAACCGGGGGCAGAGTTTTCCCCCCTAGATGCGGTGGGGCAATGGTTACGCCAGGGCCTATTTCCCGAATTAACCCAACTGGAACAGACCCTTATAAAGTGGTTGATTTGATGTACTCATTCGAGGTATTTCCTAGTTTGGCTCTAGGACATCACTCAGTTGAATCCATTGGTCTAAATTGAGATCTTCGCCCCGACATTTAATGGAAATCCCTAAGCTCTCTAGGCAATGACGAACCAGATCGGGGTTTAGGATCGGTTTGAGGGCGGTTGCTAACATTTTGCGACGGGTGGAAAATCCCTGTTTAATGAGGTGATCTAACCAACGGGGATCTTTGACAGTGGGCAGGGTGGCATGGGGCCGCAGGCGAATCACCGCAGATGCCACCTTCGGCACGGGATGGAAGGCGGTGGCGGGTACGGGGCAAATCAATTCACAGGTGGCTAAATATTGCACCCGCAGGGAAAGGGCACCAAAGGCGCGGCTGCTAGGTTGGGCGGTGAGGCGATCGGCTACTTCCCGCTGAACCAAGAGAATTAAACGTTCAAAGGGCGGACGGCGGGGGGCATCCATGGTACCCAGGAGCTTCATTAAAATCGGCCCGGTAATGTTGTAGGGAATATTTGCCACCACCTTATCGGGACAACCCCGCGGCAGGGTGTCTAAATCTAGCTCTAAAATATCCCCTTGAATCAGGTGCAGGTTGGGTTGGGTTAGGGTTTTTGTCAATGTGCCATAGGCACGAGGATCTAGCTCAACACTCACTACTTCCTGGGCTTGGGCTAAAAGAGGCTTGGTTAATACGCCAGTGCCGGGGCCAATTTCCAGAATGCGATCGCCCCCGCTCAGGTCGGCTGCCCCTAGAATCTCTCCTAAGACCCTAGGACTTCTCAGCCAATGCTGGCCAAGCTGTTTACGGGGACGAATCATTTAGGACAGGTCAATTAACGCGGGCCTAAGCCAACCATACCTGCATAAACCGCCTGATCCCCAAGTTCATCTTCAATGCGTAGCAGACGATTATATTTGGCCACCCGCTCACTACGGCAAAGGGATCCCGTTTTAATTTGCCCCGCCCGGGTCGCCACTGCCAGATCCGCAATGGTTGTGTCCTCCGTTTCCCCAGAACGGTGACTAATGACGCAACGATAGCTATGGCGAGTTGCTAGGGCAATGGTTTCCAGGGTTTCGGTGAGGGAACCAATTTGATTGAGCTTAATGAGAATGGCATTGGCAGATCCGTTCTCGATACCCTTTTGCAGGCGATCGCGATTGGTGACAAACAAATCATCCCCCACCAACTGCACCTTACTGCCTAGCTGAGCGGTCAGGGCCTGCCAACTCTCCCAGTCATCTTCGTAGAGGCCATCCTCAATGGAAACAATCGGGTAGCTGGCAACCAATTCCCCTAGGTAGGTGATGAAGTCTGCCGGACTCTGGGGTTTGCCATCATAAACATATTGACTATCTTTATAAAATTCATTGGCGGCCACATCTAGGGCAAGGGCCACCTGTTCCCCTGGTTTGTAACCTGCTAATTCAATGGATTTCATTAGAATATCTAGGGCCGCCTGATTCGAGGGTAAATTGGGGGCAAATCCACCTTCATCCCCCACCCCCGTCAGTAAGCCCTGATCCTTGAGAACCTGACTCAATGCCGCAAAAATTTCCGCACCCCAACGCAGGGCCTCTTGGAACGTACTGGCACCAACGGGCATGACCATAAACTCTTGAAAATCGATATTGTTGGCCGCGTGGGCACCACCATTAATCACATTCATCATCGGCACTGGCAAGACATTGGCTAAGGGGCCCCCCAAGTAACGATAGAGGGGCAAACCCAGGGCCTCAGCGCAGGCCTTTGCAGCGGCCAAGGACACGGCCAGGATTGCATTTGCCCCGAGAACAGATTTATTAGCGGAGCCATCCAATTCGATCATGATCTGATCCAGGGCAATCTGGTCATAGGAATTAAAATCTAAAAGCTGTTGGGCAATTAGGGTATTGATATTGTCCACAGCTTTTAAGACCCCCTTACCGCCGTAGCGACTGGGATCCCCATCCCGGAGTTCATGGGCTTCAAAACTGCCGGTGGAGGCCCCACTAGGAACTTGGGCTAACCCCACGATGCCGCAATCTAGTTCTACTTCTGCTTCCACGGTGGGACGACCGCGAGAGTCTAGAATTTCCCGGGCCCGAATGGCAGCGATCGCCGTATCCATCATTCACGTTTCCTATCTATTCTCAAGATGCAGCCCAATTCTACTGTGATTCGGGAGCCAGCAATAGTAGTCTAGCCATCAGTGAACCCAGGTTTTAGGTTTACTTAACCTTTGGGGAGTTTGAGGTGGTGGGTTTAATCTGGGGCCACCTCATGATGGCCGTGGCTGGGACAGGGGGGAGCCTTAATGGAGCGATCCAGCCAGCCCGTAGCCTGTTCTAACCGCAGCAGAGCTTCCTCCGGTTGATCCTTCAGAAGGTAAACTAGGGCGGCTGCCGTTTGTTCTAGGGCCCGGGCCCGCCGATTCCCCTTGAGACGGTGCCAATCCTGGGAATCAATGGTGAGGGCATTCATCAGGGCGATCGCCAGTTCTTCGGGAGTGGTGGATGATGAAGCAGGTAAGGATGATGGAGTAGGTACTGAAATGGGTATAGAAGGGGGGACAGTCATAGGGGTACTCGTAAATACTCTCTTGCTGATACGCTGAATTTTTTGAACCCCTAAACGCCCTAGGGCAGCCAGGGAAATTGCTGAAAATTGGGGGGACGCTTTTCCAGAAAGGCCTGTTTGCCCTCGGCACTTTCCTGGGTTAAATAATAAAGGAGTGTGGCATTTCCTGCTAATTCTTGTAGCCCCGCTTGACCGTCGCAGTCCGCATTAAAGGCAGATTTCAGACAACGAATGGCTAAGGGACTTTTTTGGAGAATCTCTTCGGCCCAGCGCACCCCCTCCGCCTCTAGGTTTTCTACTGGGACAACACAATTTACTAATCCCATGGATAAGGCTTCATTGGCAGGATACTGGCGACAGAGAAACCAAATTTCCCGCGCTTTTTTCTGCCCCACAATTCGAGCCAGGTAACTCGCCCCAAACCCACCATCAAAACTACCCACCTGGGGCCCCGTCTGGCCAAAGATGGCATTTTCGGCGGCAATGGTGAGATCACAGACTAGGTGCAATACATGGCCGCCACCAATGGCATAGCCCGCCACTAGGGCAATCACCACCTTGGGAATTGTGCGAATTAAACGTTGCAGGTCTAACACATTCAAACGGGGAACCCCGGCCCCATCCACATAGCCGCCGACCCCACGCACGGTCTGATCTCCGCCAGAGCAAAAGGCATACTTACCATCGGTGTGGGGGCCGGCCCCCGTGAATAGGATCACGCCAATTTTCGGATCATCCCGGGCATCCAAAAACGCCTGGCATAGTTCCATCACCGTTTCGGGACGAAAGGCATTCCGTTTATGGGGCCGATTAATGGTAATTTTGGCGATTCCCCCAGCCTTGTGATAAAGAATATCTTGATAATCCTGCTGGGGGTTCCAGACAATGGCGGTCATAGCCCCTCTCTCGTTGGTTCAGGAGATTCGGGTTCTGGCGTTGACCCAGGGATTTGCTCCGACGAATTCTGACCCGATTGATTCTTAAAGTAACGACTGGGAATTCCTGTATTTAGAAGGGGCCCATCCGTCTCTGGTTCAGGAGTATGGGATGTCCCTGACTCATCCGACTTGGGCGTTGCCTCAGACCCAAACGTTTTAGAACTAGAGGCTTTAGGCCCATGTGTTGATGTTCTCTCCATGCCTAGGGGCACTTCTGGGGACTGATCCCCAGGCTTTAGAGCTTTGGGGGACGGCGTAGGTTTGGGAAAAGCCGTAATTTCAGGGGTTTGCTCAATCTCTACTGAGTCAGGGGGAGTAGGGGATCCGTCCTTCTGGAAAAAGCGTAAAAAATTCCGTCCTCTGGTGTTTTTTCCAGAAGATTCTGCCCCAGGTTTAAGGGGTGCAGGGGCGATCTCGGTTTCCATCGAAGGAATAGGAGGGGAAGATTCAGCCCCAAGAGCGCCATTTGTTTCTATGTCTTGTTCTACTTTTGGTTCTGCTAGCTTTGCTGGCGTTGGCTCTGTTGGGATGGGTGCAGGGGTTGGCTCGGCAGGAATTGCCGGTGCTTCTTTAACTGGAGGCAACTGGGCCGGAAAATTTCGACTTAAAAGACTCTGGACATTTTTTGCGGTTAACTCCCCTCGAAATAGCCGCGATCGGGTGTCATTTCCCTCTGGCTGATAATCTACGACCTGGGTCACCGTATTAAAGGCATTATCAATGGGTCGGCCCTGGCCATCCAGAAGCTCTAGGCGTACCCAGTTGGTCCCTGGCTTCATGCCAGTTAAATAAATCGACTGCCAACGATCCAGGTTAAAGCTTTGACCATTGACCGTCACCCGAATCTGCCAGGCTCGATTACCCTCCATGGACTGGGGATCAATTATTGTCTGTAGGGGAGCATTGGTTAAATAAAAGTCTAAAAGTACCGACTCACTCCCATAGGCCCCCTGGGGTTGGTTATAGGTGATCAGGGGTAGGCTTGCTATCGGATTATTTTCATCGCTGGGCGTTAAAACATTAAACGTCACCTGGTCGAAGGCTCCCGCATTCTTGAAGCTTTCATCCCAGGGATACAGAGCAAAGGCTCGCAGGGTATGGGTTCCAGGGGCTAGATGTTCAAAATGAATCGGCTCCCTTAGATCGTAAATGTCTTGGGAGGCTTGATTATCCAAAATTAAATGGAGGTGGGGCCCCAGCCCTGTTTTTTTATCCTGGAAAATCTCTAGGTTATCTACGGACAGTTCCACATCTAGGGCCGTTTCCCCTAGGGTTTGGTTGGGGCGAGGGCTAAGGATATTTACTTGGGGTTGGTAGCGATCCAGCCAGGCCTTCAAGTCATCTAGGGCGATCGGAGGAGACACCTCTTGCAAATTTGCCCCTAAGGGCGTTGCCCTCTGGACACCCGTTAAATTATTACCTGCGGGGCGATCGCTCCGGTCTTGTGACCCTTGACTGCTACAGGCAACTAATCCCCACAGCAAAATAATACCAAGAGCAAGGGATACAACTTTTTGAAATAAACGATTCCAGATCTTCATTGCCCCCTCGTGTGCCAACTTTTACCAATTTACAATTGTCTTGGCGGGGCGGATGACTATAAAGTTTTGTTAAATATCTGATCATGGCTGTAATAACCTATCTCAGGAAAGGCGGGATTCCATTCCCATAAACCCGTCAACAATTCAAGCATCTTAAATAATGTTAATTATCGGCAAAGCCTGAGGAAGCCTTCTATAATGCTGAATTGAGCATTGCTCGCCCTGAGGGGACTTAATTGTTCCTAGCCTGTTATAAGCATTGAGGATCCTTTACTCTTTGCAACATAATCATCAGGGTAGAGAATGTACTCGTTCCTTCCTTGCCTAAGAGAGAGGAGAGACTCGATGACCATCAGTCCACCGGAGCGAGAGCAAAAAGTCAGAGTTGTGGTCGATAATGACCCGGTTCCTACCTCTTTTGAGAAATGGGCCAAGCCGGGACACTTTGATCGAACTCTAGCGAGAGGTCCCCAAACCACAACTTGGATTTGGAATCTCCACGCTCTTGCCCATGATTTCGATACACATACAAGCGACCTCGAAGATATTTCCCGTAAAATCTTCAGTGCCCACTTCGGCCACCTGGCCGTCGTGTTCATCTGGCTCAGCGGGATGTACTTCCATGGTGCGAAATTTTCTAACTATGAAGCTTGGCTAGCGAACCCAACTGGGATCAAGCCAAGTGCTCAGGTTGTCTGGCCCATCGTTGGTCAAGGCATTCTCAACGGTGATGTCGGTGGTGGTTTCCACGGCATCCAAATTACCTCTGGTCTGTTCCAACTGTGGCGGGCCTCTGGAATCACCAACGAGTTTCAGCTATACTGCACCGCCATCGGTGGTTTGGTTATGGCTGGCTTAATGCTTTTTGCAGGTTGGTTCCGACTACCACAAGCGTGCCCCCAAGCTGGAATGGTTCCAAAACGTAGAATCCATGCTGAACCACCATCTGGCTGGTTTGCTGGGTCTAGGTTCCTTGGGTTGGGCAGGGCATCAAATCCATGTTTCCCTCCCAATCAATAAACTTCTAGATGCGGGTGTCGCAGCTAAAGATATTCCCTTGCCCCATGAGTTCATTCTGAATCCAAGCCTCATGGCTGAACTCTATCCAAAGGTTGATTGGGGTGTCTTTAGCGGTGTTATTCCCTTCTTTACCTTCAATTGGGGTGCTTACTCTGATTTCCTCACCTTTAAGGGTGGACTGAACCCGGTAACTGGTGGTCTATGGCTATCTGATACGGCTCATCACCATGTGGCGATCGCCGTGTTGTTTATCATTGCCGGTCACATGTACCGCACCAACTGGGGAATCGGTCACAGCATCAAGGAAATCCTAGAAGCCCACAAAGGGCCCTTCACCGGCACAGGTCATAAAGGCTTGTACGAAGTGTTAACCACCTCTTGGCATGCCCAATTGGCGATTAACCTGGCGATGGTGGGTTCTTTGAGCATCATTGTGGCGCAGCATATGTACGCCATGCCCCCCTATCCCTACTTGGCAACAGACTATCCGACCCAGTTGTCACTGTTTACCCACCACATGTGGCTCGGCGGTTTCTTCATTGTCGGTGGTGCTGCCCACGGGGCTATCTTCTTCGTGCGCGACTATGATCCAGTCGTCAATCAAAACAACGTTCTGGATCGGGTATTGCGTCATCGGGATGCCATTATTTCCCATCTCAACTGGGTCTGTATTTTCCTTGGCTTCCATAGCTTTGGTCTATATGTTCACAACGATACGATGCGGGCCTTTGGTCGTCCCCAGGATATGTTCTCGGATACGGGCATTCAATTGCAGCCCGTGTTTGCCCAATGGATTCAGCATCTGCACACCCTAGCCCCCGGTGGAACGGCCCCCCATGCGGCCGCTACCGCTAGTGTTGCCTTTGGTGGTGATGTTGTTGCCGTGGGTGGCAAGGTCGCCATGATGCCGATCGCCCTAGGCACGGCAGACTTCATGGTGCATCACATCCATGCCTTCACGATCCATGTGACGGTCTTAATTCTGCTCAAGGGCGTGCTCTTTGCCCGCAGTTCTCGCTTGATTCCTGACAAAGCCAATCTCGGTTTCCGGTTCCCCTGCGATGGGCCCGGTCGGGGTGGTACCTGTCAAGTATCCGGTTGGGATCACGTCTTCCTGGGCTTGTTCTGGATGTATAACAGCATCTCGGTGGTTATTTTCCACTTCAGTTGGAAGATGCAATCGGATGTTTGGGGTGCAGTGTCTCCCGATGGCACCGTATCCCACATTACGGGCGGTAATTTTGCCCAAAGTGCCATCACCATTAATGGTTGGCTGCGTGACTTTCTATGGGCGCAGGCTTCTCAGGTGATTGGTTCCTATGGTTCAGCCCTATCTGCTTACGGTTTACTCTTCCTCGGTGCCCACTTTGTCTGGGCCTTTAGCCTCATGTTCCTCTTTAGTGGACGGGGTTACTGGCAAGAGTTAATCGAGTCGATTGTTTGGGCCCACAACAAGCTAAAAGTAGCTCCGGCTATTCAGCCCCGCGCTCTGAGTATTATTCAGGGTCGGGCCGTGGGTGTGGCTCACTACCTCCTGGGAGGAATCGCTACTACTTGGGCGTTCTTCCTGGCTCGAATTATTTCTGTAGGATAGGGGCGAGGAGGACTTTACCTAACTATGGCAACTAAATTTCCTAAGTTCAGCCAAGACCTCGCACAGGATCCGACCACACGGCGGATTTGGTACGCCATTGCGACTGCACACGACTTTGAAAGCCATGATGGCATGACCGAAGAGAATCTTTACCAAAAGATTTTTGCTTCTCACTTTGGTCATCTGGCAATCATTTTCCTGTGGGTTTCTGGCAGCCTTTTCCACGTAGCCTGGCAAGGCAACTTTGAGCAATGGATTCAAGATCCGCTCAATGTTCGTCCCATCGCCCATGCGATTTGGGATCCCCAATTTGGTAAGGCAGCGGTCGATGCCTTTACCCAGGCGGGTGCTTCTAACCCCGTCGATATTGCCTATTCCGGTGTTTATCACTGGTGGTACACCACAGGTATGCGTACCAATGGTGATCTCTACCAAGGCGCAATC
Protein-coding sequences here:
- a CDS encoding DUF1350 family protein, encoding MDWQEVRGNWLLIPPRSRGIIHFLGGAFLAAAPQVSYRRLLEFLAEHRYAIVATPFVNTFDHLAIARDVLTKFEYGLDWLEQRSRCRPGLPIYGLGHSMGCKLQLLIGSTYEVERAGNIFLAFNNYAANQSIPFMENVNVSGMEFIPSPRATERLIEQAYPIRRNLLIRFQNDDIDQTGRLSRILKERFDHMVTTLQLPGNHLTPLGQTLSWQPGAEFSPLDAVGQWLRQGLFPELTQLEQTLIKWLI
- a CDS encoding succinate dehydrogenase/fumarate reductase flavoprotein subunit encodes the protein MIDHDVVIVGGGLAGCRAALEICRLAPDLTIALIAKTHPIRSHSVAAQGGIAATLKNVDDQDSWESHAFDTVKGSDFLADQDAVAILTQEAPDVVIDLEHLGVLFSRLEDGRIAQRPFGGHSHNRTCYAADKTGHAILHELYCNLLKYGVNFYEEWYVLRLILEDQQAKGVVLYHIETGEIAVIRARAVMFATGGYGRVFNTTSNDFASTGDGLAMTALAGLPLEDMEFVQFHPTGLYPAGVLISEAVRGEGAYLVNAVGNRFMVNYAPSRMELAPRDIVSRAITTEIRQGRGIHLDGSGGGPFVHLDLRHMGREKIMSRVPFCWEEAHRLAGVDAVVEPIPVRPTGHYSMGGIPVTTSGQVRLNQDQVVTGFFAAGETACVSVHGANRLGSNSLLECVVYGRRTGAAIAQDVRQRKFPQINYSRYVQEAQEQIQQLLDQPGTLRIAELRNQVQDCMTDHCGVFRTAELLTEGVNQLESLQQQYGNIRLDDHSKVWNSELIEALELRSLLVVATVILSSALNRQESRGAHYREDYPQRDDQRFLQHTFASYSPTGMDIRYVPVTINLFEPEERRY
- the eno gene encoding phosphopyruvate hydratase → MDTAIAAIRAREILDSRGRPTVEAEVELDCGIVGLAQVPSGASTGSFEAHELRDGDPSRYGGKGVLKAVDNINTLIAQQLLDFNSYDQIALDQIMIELDGSANKSVLGANAILAVSLAAAKACAEALGLPLYRYLGGPLANVLPVPMMNVINGGAHAANNIDFQEFMVMPVGASTFQEALRWGAEIFAALSQVLKDQGLLTGVGDEGGFAPNLPSNQAALDILMKSIELAGYKPGEQVALALDVAANEFYKDSQYVYDGKPQSPADFITYLGELVASYPIVSIEDGLYEDDWESWQALTAQLGSKVQLVGDDLFVTNRDRLQKGIENGSANAILIKLNQIGSLTETLETIALATRHSYRCVISHRSGETEDTTIADLAVATRAGQIKTGSLCRSERVAKYNRLLRIEDELGDQAVYAGMVGLGPR
- a CDS encoding DUF6439 family protein yields the protein MTVPPSIPISVPTPSSLPASSSTTPEELAIALMNALTIDSQDWHRLKGNRRARALEQTAAALVYLLKDQPEEALLRLEQATGWLDRSIKAPPCPSHGHHEVAPD
- the rsmA gene encoding 16S rRNA (adenine(1518)-N(6)/adenine(1519)-N(6))-dimethyltransferase RsmA; the protein is MRPRKQLGQHWLRSPRVLGEILGAADLSGGDRILEIGPGTGVLTKPLLAQAQEVVSVELDPRAYGTLTKTLTQPNLHLIQGDILELDLDTLPRGCPDKVVANIPYNITGPILMKLLGTMDAPRRPPFERLILLVQREVADRLTAQPSSRAFGALSLRVQYLATCELICPVPATAFHPVPKVASAVIRLRPHATLPTVKDPRWLDHLIKQGFSTRRKMLATALKPILNPDLVRHCLESLGISIKCRGEDLNLDQWIQLSDVLEPN
- the menB gene encoding 1,4-dihydroxy-2-naphthoyl-CoA synthase; this translates as MTAIVWNPQQDYQDILYHKAGGIAKITINRPHKRNAFRPETVMELCQAFLDARDDPKIGVILFTGAGPHTDGKYAFCSGGDQTVRGVGGYVDGAGVPRLNVLDLQRLIRTIPKVVIALVAGYAIGGGHVLHLVCDLTIAAENAIFGQTGPQVGSFDGGFGASYLARIVGQKKAREIWFLCRQYPANEALSMGLVNCVVPVENLEAEGVRWAEEILQKSPLAIRCLKSAFNADCDGQAGLQELAGNATLLYYLTQESAEGKQAFLEKRPPNFQQFPWLP